A genomic segment from Glycine soja cultivar W05 chromosome 18, ASM419377v2, whole genome shotgun sequence encodes:
- the LOC114397105 gene encoding uncharacterized protein LOC114397105 → MGVASTFLETIAAIRICGTLKDTWLWGAEPNGIFSTKSAYNLIKAEQLLEDQDSGFHQLWDLKVPPKVLSFAWRLLWDRLPTKDNLSRRQIQLDNDLCPLCQTQPETASYLFFTCDKVLPLWWEFFTWVKEGTVLHNSPMANFLHTSTTTGGKNITRRRKTWWLAATKSIWQSRNDLVFHNQAFDIHKLIDNSIFLTWTWLKGWEKNFCAPFHHWSSAMSLVFV, encoded by the coding sequence ATGGGGGTAGCATCAACTTTCTTAGAGACTATTGCTGCTATCAGAATTTGTGGTACCCTGAAAGATACCTGGCTGTGGGGAGCTGAACCTAATGGCATCTTCTCTACTAAATCAGCCTACAACCTCATTAAAGCAGAGCAGCTTTTGGAAGATCAAGATTCAGGTTTTCACCAGCTTTGGGATCTTAAAGTCCCCCCTAAGGTTCTGTCTTTTGCTTGGAGGCTGCTCTGGGATAGACTCCCTACTAAGGATAATCTTTCTAGGAGACAAATCCAGCTTGACAATGACCTATGCCCTCTATGTCAAACTCAACCCGAAACTGCATCCTATTTGTTCTTCACTTGCGATAAAGTGCTGCCACTGTGGTGGGAATTCTTCACTTGGGTTAAGGAAGGCACAGTTCTACATAATAGTCCCATGGCTAATTTTCTTCACACCTCAACTACAACTGGAGGAAAGAATATTACTAGAAGAAGGAAGACTTGGTGGTTGGCTGCTACAAAGTCAATCTGGCAATCCAGAAATGACTTGGTGTTTCACAATCAGGCGTTTGATATTCATAAGTTGATAGATAATTCTATTTTCCTCACTTGGACTTGGCTCAAGGGGTGGGAAAAGAATTTCTGTGCTCCTTTTCACCACTGGTCCTCAGCAATGTCCTTAGTTTTTGTTTAA